One Fuerstiella marisgermanici DNA window includes the following coding sequences:
- the epmA gene encoding EF-P lysine aminoacylase EpmA: MTGEFPHESQPWRPTCSVDMLKLRARMLSEVRRFFAHYGYTEVETPLLSHDVVVDAHLEPFTVNADDDAEPMYLQTSPEAGMKRLLAAGSGSIFQITRSFRLGEVGQRHNPEFTIVEWYGVGTTYRDQMELTEALVHWLLESLTSLRLPNSTAMSQRFKQTTYDQAFHTAIGESVLDASLGDLQRLVADQLDGLHNSPLSNDRDDLLNLLLAECVEPKLGVEQPEFLYDYPISQAALAEQNPHDARTACRFELYSNGIELCNGYQELVDPDELQRREAAQNTARQAHATAALPGAARMKAAMQSGLPKCSGVALGFDRLLMCLTGADSIADVIPFPFDRA, from the coding sequence ATGACTGGCGAGTTTCCTCACGAATCGCAACCGTGGCGGCCCACGTGTTCTGTGGACATGCTGAAACTGCGAGCTCGCATGCTAAGCGAGGTGCGGCGGTTTTTCGCACATTATGGCTACACCGAAGTCGAAACGCCGCTGCTGTCACACGACGTGGTCGTGGACGCTCACCTGGAACCATTCACCGTCAACGCGGACGACGACGCAGAACCCATGTACCTGCAGACCAGTCCGGAAGCCGGCATGAAACGCTTGCTGGCCGCAGGTAGCGGATCCATCTTCCAGATCACTCGTTCGTTTCGACTTGGCGAAGTCGGACAGCGTCACAATCCCGAATTTACGATTGTGGAATGGTACGGCGTCGGCACAACGTATCGGGATCAGATGGAACTGACAGAAGCACTTGTGCATTGGCTGCTGGAAAGTTTGACCTCGCTACGATTGCCCAACAGCACGGCAATGTCCCAACGCTTCAAACAGACGACCTACGACCAGGCGTTTCATACTGCAATTGGTGAAAGCGTGTTGGACGCATCACTTGGCGATCTGCAGAGACTTGTTGCAGATCAACTGGACGGGCTTCACAACAGTCCATTGTCCAACGATCGCGATGATCTGTTGAATCTGCTACTTGCTGAATGCGTCGAACCGAAGCTTGGCGTTGAGCAACCGGAATTCCTGTACGACTATCCGATTTCACAGGCCGCTCTGGCCGAACAGAATCCACACGACGCGCGCACGGCGTGTCGCTTTGAGCTGTACAGTAACGGCATCGAACTGTGCAACGGCTACCAGGAACTAGTCGATCCAGACGAACTACAGCGCCGTGAGGCGGCTCAGAATACCGCAAGGCAGGCTCACGCCACTGCTGCATTGCCCGGCGCGGCGAGGATGAAAGCTGCTATGCAATCCGGCCTGCCGAAATGTTCCGGCGTTGCGCTCGGTTTCGACCGCTTGCTGATGTGTCTCACCGGTGCCGACAGCATCGCCGACGTGATTCCCTTCCCATTTGATCGCGCGTGA